From a region of the Helianthus annuus cultivar XRQ/B chromosome 5, HanXRQr2.0-SUNRISE, whole genome shotgun sequence genome:
- the LOC110939582 gene encoding uncharacterized protein LOC110939582 isoform X1, whose product MLGCSDILCQMGSSRLLVAMSHGGASLDFPSIAQNDKTRESSELESDVPNNIQSQMIHGQNCIWSGESSVCSKKLKHYPAFIRDGTTVAVHSFALIKGEEENQHIGYVEDLYEDYSGHKMVKVRWFNSSEEVGGIPSHEVMITPHVEVVSAECIGGLATVLTPKHYQQCLAVVSQDFSDGVYMCSRQIKNNKVSSFPLCKLRGYSNQTIFSILNPPVIPSNEEVPSSFEQKLKGVDDGRCCFGAGEEIEVLSCDSGLRGCWHRCKILKAKKKHLKVVYVDVEHVDGLGNIEEWIAACRVADPDKLGMRYLGRHTIRPWAPSCSNACFSIGDAVDAWWCNAWWEGVVVATPILAIDTFCVYFPGENRFEDCEKKNLRCSKDWVGNKWLEIQPKPNIDVLNLQTTVDTQALASSQKEEAPAK is encoded by the exons ATGCTTGGCTGTTCGGACATATTGTGTCAGATGGGTTCTTCAAGACTTCTGGTTGCTATGTCCCATGGTGGTGCCTCCTTAGACTTTCCATCGA TTGCACAGAATGACAAGACAAGAGAATCTTCTGAATTGGAGTCAGATGTACCTAACAACATTCAGAGCCAGATG ATCCATGGTCAAAATTGTATATGGTCAGGTGAATCTTCAGTTTGCAGTAAGAAGCTGAAGCATTATCCAGCTTTTATCAGGGATGGAACCACAGTAGCT GTTCATTCGTTTGCATTGATCAAGGGTGAAGAAGAAAATCAGCACATTGGTTATGTGGAAGACCTGTACGAGGATTACAGTGGACACAAAATGGTTAAAGTGCGGTGGTTTAACAGCAGTGAAGAAGTCGGTGGAATCCCTTCCCATGAGGTTATGATCACACCTCATGTTGAAGTTGTGAGTGCAGAGTGTATTGGTGGGCTTGCAACCGTTTTGACTCCAAAGCATTATCAGCAGTGTTTGGCTGTTGTTTCACAAGATTTCTCAGATGGGGTTTACATGTGCTCTAGGCAGATAAAAAACAACAAGGTCTCATCATTTCCTTTGTGTAAACTGCGAGGTTATTCAAACCAAACAATCTTCTCTATTCTAAATCCACCAGTCATCCCATCTAACGAGGAGGTACCAAGTTCCTTTGAGCAAAAACTGAAAGGTGTAGATGATGGCCGTTGTTGTTTTGGTGCTGGTGAGGAGATTGAAGTGCTTAGTTGTGACAGTGGGTTGCGAGGCTGCTGGCATAGATGTAAAATCTTGAAGGCCAAAAAGAAGCATTTGAAAGTTGTGTACGTGGATGTGGAGCATGTAGACGGTCTTGGAAATATAGAG GAATGGATTGCTGCTTGCAGAGTCGCAGATCCTGATAAGCTGGGGATGAGATACTTAGGTCGCCATACCATCCGCCCATGGGCTCCTAGTTGTTCAAATGCATGTTTTAGCATTGGCGATGCGGTAGACGCCTGGTGGTGCAATGCCTGGTGGGAAGGTGTTGTTGTAGCCACCCCCATCCTAGCTATTGATACTTTTTGTGTTTACTTTCCTG GTGAAAACAGATTTGAAGATTGTGAAAAGAAGAACCTCAGATGCTCCAAAGACTGGGTTGGTAACAAGTGGCTAGAAATACAGCCAAAGCCTAATATAGATGTCCTCAACCTCCAAACCACAGTGGACACTCAAGCTCTTGCTTCTTCACAAAAGGAGGAAGCTCCAGCAAAATga
- the LOC110939582 gene encoding uncharacterized protein LOC110939582 isoform X2, whose translation MGSSRLLVAMSHGGASLDFPSIAQNDKTRESSELESDVPNNIQSQMIHGQNCIWSGESSVCSKKLKHYPAFIRDGTTVAVHSFALIKGEEENQHIGYVEDLYEDYSGHKMVKVRWFNSSEEVGGIPSHEVMITPHVEVVSAECIGGLATVLTPKHYQQCLAVVSQDFSDGVYMCSRQIKNNKVSSFPLCKLRGYSNQTIFSILNPPVIPSNEEVPSSFEQKLKGVDDGRCCFGAGEEIEVLSCDSGLRGCWHRCKILKAKKKHLKVVYVDVEHVDGLGNIEEWIAACRVADPDKLGMRYLGRHTIRPWAPSCSNACFSIGDAVDAWWCNAWWEGVVVATPILAIDTFCVYFPGENRFEDCEKKNLRCSKDWVGNKWLEIQPKPNIDVLNLQTTVDTQALASSQKEEAPAK comes from the exons ATGGGTTCTTCAAGACTTCTGGTTGCTATGTCCCATGGTGGTGCCTCCTTAGACTTTCCATCGA TTGCACAGAATGACAAGACAAGAGAATCTTCTGAATTGGAGTCAGATGTACCTAACAACATTCAGAGCCAGATG ATCCATGGTCAAAATTGTATATGGTCAGGTGAATCTTCAGTTTGCAGTAAGAAGCTGAAGCATTATCCAGCTTTTATCAGGGATGGAACCACAGTAGCT GTTCATTCGTTTGCATTGATCAAGGGTGAAGAAGAAAATCAGCACATTGGTTATGTGGAAGACCTGTACGAGGATTACAGTGGACACAAAATGGTTAAAGTGCGGTGGTTTAACAGCAGTGAAGAAGTCGGTGGAATCCCTTCCCATGAGGTTATGATCACACCTCATGTTGAAGTTGTGAGTGCAGAGTGTATTGGTGGGCTTGCAACCGTTTTGACTCCAAAGCATTATCAGCAGTGTTTGGCTGTTGTTTCACAAGATTTCTCAGATGGGGTTTACATGTGCTCTAGGCAGATAAAAAACAACAAGGTCTCATCATTTCCTTTGTGTAAACTGCGAGGTTATTCAAACCAAACAATCTTCTCTATTCTAAATCCACCAGTCATCCCATCTAACGAGGAGGTACCAAGTTCCTTTGAGCAAAAACTGAAAGGTGTAGATGATGGCCGTTGTTGTTTTGGTGCTGGTGAGGAGATTGAAGTGCTTAGTTGTGACAGTGGGTTGCGAGGCTGCTGGCATAGATGTAAAATCTTGAAGGCCAAAAAGAAGCATTTGAAAGTTGTGTACGTGGATGTGGAGCATGTAGACGGTCTTGGAAATATAGAG GAATGGATTGCTGCTTGCAGAGTCGCAGATCCTGATAAGCTGGGGATGAGATACTTAGGTCGCCATACCATCCGCCCATGGGCTCCTAGTTGTTCAAATGCATGTTTTAGCATTGGCGATGCGGTAGACGCCTGGTGGTGCAATGCCTGGTGGGAAGGTGTTGTTGTAGCCACCCCCATCCTAGCTATTGATACTTTTTGTGTTTACTTTCCTG GTGAAAACAGATTTGAAGATTGTGAAAAGAAGAACCTCAGATGCTCCAAAGACTGGGTTGGTAACAAGTGGCTAGAAATACAGCCAAAGCCTAATATAGATGTCCTCAACCTCCAAACCACAGTGGACACTCAAGCTCTTGCTTCTTCACAAAAGGAGGAAGCTCCAGCAAAATga